The sequence below is a genomic window from Anaerotignum faecicola.
ACCCAGAAGCTTGTCCTGATTCCTCGTAAGCTCCGGATCAATCTCCCCTGCTCTCGTCTCGAAGTCTTCCCGCGTCACAGAGGCAGCCGCCTCAGTCCTCGGATCGAGATGGCCTGGAATCCGGTCAAAACAGTCCCGCACCGCTATCTCTGCACCTCCGGCATCAATCCGGTATTCCC
It includes:
- a CDS encoding alpha/beta hydrolase, with the protein product MEQELYQRLLRSLAAGEYRIDAGGAEIAVRDCFDRIPGHLDPRTEAAASVTREDFETRAGEIDPELTRNQDKLLGMDNPEGHSLLEQLRYQFGWRTLDRSKGIETRYETFLVDGCEGT